Proteins encoded by one window of Enterobacter hormaechei subsp. xiangfangensis:
- the rimJ gene encoding ribosomal protein S5-alanine N-acetyltransferase encodes MFGYRSNVPKVRLTTDRLVVRLVHERDAWRLADYYAENRQFLKPWEPVRDESHCYPSGWQARLSMIAEFHKQGSAFYFALLDPEEKEIVGIANFSNVVRGSFHACYLGYSIGQKWQGQGLMFEALTAAIRYMQRTQHIHRIMANYMPHNKRSGDLLARLGFEKEGYAKDYLLIDGEWRDHVLTALTTQEWTAGR; translated from the coding sequence ATGTTTGGCTATCGCAGTAATGTGCCAAAAGTGCGTCTGACGACGGACAGGCTGGTCGTTCGTCTGGTGCATGAGCGTGATGCCTGGCGTCTGGCGGATTATTACGCCGAGAATCGCCAGTTTTTAAAACCCTGGGAACCCGTTCGGGACGAGAGCCACTGCTACCCCTCTGGCTGGCAGGCGCGCCTCAGTATGATTGCGGAATTTCATAAACAGGGAAGTGCGTTTTATTTCGCGCTTCTCGATCCGGAAGAGAAAGAGATCGTTGGCATTGCCAATTTTTCAAACGTGGTACGCGGGTCGTTTCACGCCTGCTATCTCGGGTATTCCATCGGCCAGAAATGGCAGGGACAGGGGCTCATGTTTGAGGCGCTGACGGCGGCGATTCGCTACATGCAGCGCACGCAACATATCCATCGCATTATGGCTAACTACATGCCGCACAATAAGCGCAGCGGCGATCTGCTGGCCCGCCTGGGGTTTGAGAAAGAAGGCTATGCCAAAGATTATCTGCTGATTGACGGCGAGTGGCGGGACCATGTGCTCACCGCGCTCACCACACAGGAGTGGACCGCGGGTCGTTAA
- a CDS encoding YceH family protein — MKYQLNGAEARVIGCLLEKQVTTPEQYPLSVNAVTMACNQKTNREPVMNLGEHEVQDILDELVKRHYLRTVSGFGNRVTKYEQRFCNSEFGDLKLSAAEVAVITTLLLRGAQTPGELRTRASRMHEFQDMQDVEQTLEGLASREDGPYVVRLPREPGKRESRYMHLFSGDVEPSALAVVSDTPASNESLTARVAALEDEVAALKQRLDALLAHLGD, encoded by the coding sequence ATGAAATATCAGTTAAATGGCGCCGAAGCGCGCGTGATCGGCTGCCTTCTGGAAAAGCAGGTCACCACGCCGGAACAGTATCCTCTGTCCGTGAATGCCGTCACGATGGCCTGCAACCAGAAGACGAACCGTGAGCCGGTGATGAACCTTGGCGAGCACGAGGTGCAGGATATCCTTGATGAGCTGGTGAAGCGCCACTACCTGCGCACCGTCAGCGGCTTCGGTAACCGCGTCACTAAATATGAACAGCGCTTTTGTAATTCTGAATTTGGCGATTTAAAACTCAGCGCTGCGGAAGTGGCTGTTATCACCACGTTGCTGCTGCGCGGGGCGCAGACGCCGGGGGAACTGCGCACACGCGCCTCCCGCATGCATGAGTTTCAGGATATGCAGGACGTTGAACAGACGCTGGAGGGATTAGCCTCACGCGAGGACGGTCCCTACGTGGTGCGTCTGCCCCGCGAACCGGGCAAGCGTGAAAGCCGCTACATGCACCTGTTTAGCGGCGACGTGGAGCCCTCTGCGCTGGCCGTCGTATCCGACACGCCAGCATCAAACGAAAGCCTGACCGCGCGCGTGGCAGCCCTGGAAGACGAGGTTGCCGCGCTGAAGCAGCGTCTGGATGCGTTACTCGCACATCTGGGAGATTAA
- the flgM gene encoding flagellar biosynthesis anti-sigma factor FlgM, which yields MSIDRTSALKPVSTVQPRETNEAAPQKTRLEKTSTANSTSVTLSDAQSKLMQPGSSDINMERVEALKTAIRNGELKMDTSKIADALIQDAQSFLQSN from the coding sequence ATGAGCATTGATCGTACATCAGCCCTGAAGCCGGTTAGCACTGTACAACCTCGCGAAACGAATGAGGCTGCCCCGCAAAAAACGCGTCTGGAAAAAACGTCGACCGCTAACAGCACCAGCGTCACGCTGAGCGATGCGCAGTCGAAGCTGATGCAGCCAGGCAGCAGCGATATCAACATGGAACGTGTTGAAGCGCTGAAAACGGCTATCCGTAACGGCGAACTGAAAATGGATACCAGCAAAATCGCTGATGCGCTGATTCAGGACGCACAGAGTTTCCTCCAGAGTAACTAA
- the flgA gene encoding flagellar basal body P-ring formation chaperone FlgA gives MRTFKRGLAATLLLLSPLVQAEGLEDQLNAFFAQKLAGFSDHVRVTVRTPPNLYPSCEAPSFSVTGSTKLWGNVNVLARCANEKRYLQVAVQATGNYVVAAVPIPRGSLLQPDSVTLKRGRLDQLPPRTMLDINQAQEAVSLRDVAPGQAIQLSMLRQAWRVKAGQQVMVVANGEGFSINSEGKALNNAAVAQNARVRMSSGQVVSGTVGPDGNILINL, from the coding sequence TTTGAGCCCTCTGGTGCAGGCTGAGGGGTTAGAGGACCAGCTCAATGCATTCTTTGCGCAGAAGCTGGCCGGTTTCAGCGATCACGTACGCGTGACCGTGCGCACCCCGCCTAACCTTTACCCTTCCTGCGAAGCCCCGTCATTTAGCGTGACCGGCAGCACAAAGTTATGGGGTAACGTGAACGTGCTGGCGCGTTGCGCCAATGAAAAACGGTATTTACAGGTTGCGGTACAGGCGACGGGCAATTATGTTGTCGCCGCCGTTCCGATTCCGCGAGGCAGCCTGCTGCAACCTGACAGCGTAACGCTGAAGCGAGGCCGTCTGGATCAGCTTCCACCGCGGACGATGCTGGACATTAACCAGGCTCAGGAGGCGGTCAGCCTGCGCGATGTCGCCCCTGGACAGGCGATACAGCTATCCATGCTGCGCCAGGCATGGCGGGTGAAAGCGGGACAACAGGTGATGGTGGTCGCCAATGGCGAAGGCTTTAGTATCAACAGCGAAGGAAAAGCGCTGAATAATGCCGCAGTGGCGCAAAATGCCCGGGTCAGAATGTCCTCAGGCCAGGTGGTCAGCGGCACGGTCGGTCCTGATGGGAATATTCTGATTAACCTGTAA
- the murJ gene encoding murein biosynthesis integral membrane protein MurJ: protein MNLLKSLAAVSSMTMFSRVLGFARDAIVARVFGAGMATDAFFVAFKLPNLLRRIFAEGAFSQAFVPILAEYKSKQGEDATRVFVAYVSGLLTLALAIVTVLGMLAAPWVIMVTAPGFADTADKFALTTQLLRITFPYILLISLASLVGAILNTWNRFSVPAFAPTFLNVSMIGFALFAAPHFNPPVLALAWAVTVGGVLQLAYQLPHLKKIGMLVLPRISFKDAGAMRVIKQMGPAILGVSVSQISLIINTIFASFLVSGSVSWMYYADRLMEFPSGVLGVALGTILLPSLSKSFASGNHDEYCRLMDWGLRLCFLLALPSAVALGILAKPLTVSLFQYGKFTAFDAAMTQRALVAYSVGLMGLIVVKVLAPGFYSRQDIKTPVKIAIVTLIMTQLMNLAFIGPLKHAGLSLSIGLAACLNAGLLYWQLRKQDIFTPQPGWASFLLRLAIAVVVMAAALVGMLYVMPEWAQGTMPYRLMRLMAVVAVGVVAYFATLAVLGFKVKEFTRRTV from the coding sequence ATGAACTTATTAAAATCGCTGGCGGCCGTCAGCTCGATGACCATGTTTTCCCGCGTGCTTGGCTTTGCGCGCGATGCCATTGTGGCAAGGGTTTTTGGCGCAGGGATGGCGACTGACGCCTTTTTCGTTGCGTTCAAGCTGCCGAACCTGCTGCGCCGTATTTTTGCCGAAGGGGCTTTCTCACAGGCATTTGTCCCGATCCTTGCGGAATATAAAAGCAAGCAGGGCGAAGATGCCACCCGCGTCTTTGTGGCTTACGTTTCCGGTTTACTGACGCTGGCGCTGGCGATCGTGACCGTCCTGGGCATGCTGGCAGCGCCCTGGGTAATCATGGTAACGGCACCGGGCTTTGCCGACACGGCGGATAAATTTGCCCTGACGACGCAACTGCTGCGGATAACCTTCCCCTATATTCTGCTGATTTCGCTGGCGTCGCTGGTGGGTGCCATCCTGAATACCTGGAACCGCTTCTCCGTGCCGGCCTTTGCCCCCACGTTCCTTAATGTCAGCATGATTGGCTTTGCGCTGTTCGCCGCGCCGCATTTTAACCCACCGGTGCTGGCGCTGGCCTGGGCCGTGACCGTCGGCGGGGTGTTACAGCTTGCTTACCAGCTTCCGCACCTGAAAAAGATCGGCATGCTGGTTCTGCCGCGCATTAGTTTCAAAGATGCGGGCGCAATGCGCGTTATTAAACAGATGGGACCGGCGATACTCGGCGTGTCCGTCAGCCAGATCTCGCTGATCATCAATACCATCTTCGCCTCTTTCCTGGTGTCGGGCTCGGTGTCCTGGATGTACTACGCCGATCGTCTGATGGAGTTTCCATCAGGGGTGCTGGGCGTGGCGCTGGGGACTATTCTGCTGCCGTCGCTGTCGAAAAGTTTCGCCAGCGGAAACCACGATGAATACTGCCGCCTGATGGACTGGGGACTGCGTCTCTGTTTTCTGCTGGCATTGCCAAGCGCGGTGGCGCTGGGGATCCTGGCAAAACCGCTGACGGTGTCGTTGTTCCAGTATGGAAAATTCACCGCCTTTGATGCCGCCATGACCCAGCGTGCACTGGTAGCCTACTCGGTGGGGCTGATGGGGCTGATCGTCGTGAAGGTGCTTGCGCCCGGTTTCTATTCACGTCAGGACATCAAAACGCCGGTTAAGATTGCCATTGTGACGCTGATTATGACGCAGCTGATGAACCTCGCGTTTATTGGACCGCTGAAACACGCGGGGCTGTCATTGTCGATTGGTCTGGCGGCCTGTCTGAACGCCGGGCTGCTGTACTGGCAGCTGCGCAAGCAGGATATCTTCACACCGCAGCCGGGCTGGGCAAGCTTCCTGCTGCGTCTGGCGATCGCGGTAGTGGTGATGGCGGCCGCGCTGGTTGGCATGTTGTATGTCATGCCTGAATGGGCGCAGGGCACCATGCCTTACCGCCTGATGCGTCTGATGGCCGTGGTGGCGGTCGGGGTGGTGGCGTACTTTGCCACGCTGGCGGTGCTTGGCTTCAAGGTGAAAGAATTCACCCGCCGCACGGTATAA
- a CDS encoding lipoprotein, whose protein sequence is MKKIVIAAALIVSGLLVGCNQLTQYTVSEQEINQALEKHNNFSKDIGVPGLADAHIVLTNLASQIGREEPNKVTLSGDASLDMTSLFGNQKADIKLKLKALPVFNKEKGAIFLQEMEIVDAVVTPDKMKPVLQTLMPYLNQSLQNYFNQQPAYVLSEDKSKGESLAKKYAKGIEVKPGEIIIPFTD, encoded by the coding sequence ATGAAAAAGATCGTTATTGCCGCTGCGTTAATTGTCAGTGGTCTGCTGGTGGGATGTAACCAGCTTACGCAGTACACCGTCAGTGAGCAGGAAATTAATCAGGCGCTGGAAAAACATAATAACTTTTCAAAAGATATCGGCGTGCCCGGCCTTGCGGATGCGCATATCGTCCTGACGAATCTCGCCAGCCAGATTGGTCGCGAGGAGCCTAACAAAGTCACCCTTTCCGGCGATGCCAGCCTCGATATGACCTCGCTCTTCGGCAATCAGAAAGCGGATATCAAGCTGAAGCTCAAGGCGCTGCCGGTCTTTAATAAAGAGAAAGGGGCAATTTTCCTGCAAGAGATGGAAATCGTCGATGCGGTTGTAACGCCGGATAAAATGAAACCGGTGCTGCAAACGCTGATGCCGTATCTCAACCAGTCGTTGCAGAACTACTTTAACCAACAGCCTGCCTATGTTCTGAGCGAAGACAAAAGCAAAGGTGAATCTCTGGCGAAAAAATATGCCAAAGGGATAGAGGTGAAACCGGGTGAAATCATCATCCCTTTCACCGACTAA
- the mdtH gene encoding multidrug efflux MFS transporter MdtH codes for MSRVSQARSLGKYFLLVDNMLVVLGFFVVFPLISIRFVDQMGWAALMVGIALGLRQFVQQGLGVFGGAIADRFGAKPMIVTGMLLRAAGFATMAIAHEPWLLWFSCFLSGIGGTLFDPPRTALVVKLIRPQHRGRFFSILMMQDSAGAVVGALLGSWLLQYDFRLVCATGAVLFILCALFNGLFLPAWKLSTVKAPVREGLDRVLSDKRFVTYVLTLTGYYMLAVQVMLMLPIMVNDIAGTPAAVKWMYAIEACLSLTLLYPIARWSERRFRLEHRLMAGLLLMTLSMMPIGLVSSLQQLFMLICTFYIGSIIAEPARETLSASLADARARGSYMGFSRLGLALGGALGYTGGGWLFDAGKALHQPELPWVMLGMVGFMTLIALWWQFSDKRSTRGMLEPGA; via the coding sequence ATGTCCCGCGTATCACAGGCCAGGAGCCTGGGTAAATATTTCCTGCTCGTCGATAACATGCTGGTCGTGCTCGGCTTTTTTGTCGTTTTTCCGCTTATATCAATTCGTTTTGTCGATCAAATGGGCTGGGCGGCATTGATGGTCGGGATCGCGCTGGGTCTACGCCAGTTTGTACAACAGGGTCTGGGCGTGTTTGGCGGCGCAATAGCTGACCGCTTCGGCGCGAAACCGATGATCGTCACCGGCATGCTGTTACGTGCGGCGGGATTCGCCACCATGGCAATCGCTCATGAACCCTGGCTGCTGTGGTTCTCCTGTTTCCTTTCCGGGATTGGCGGCACCCTTTTCGACCCACCGCGTACCGCGCTGGTGGTTAAGCTTATCCGTCCGCAACATCGGGGGCGCTTCTTCTCGATTTTGATGATGCAGGACAGCGCTGGCGCGGTAGTGGGCGCCCTGCTGGGAAGCTGGCTGCTGCAATACGATTTCCGCCTGGTTTGCGCCACCGGCGCGGTGTTGTTTATTCTCTGCGCGCTGTTTAACGGTCTGTTTCTGCCCGCATGGAAGCTGTCGACGGTGAAAGCACCTGTGCGGGAAGGGCTTGACCGTGTGTTGAGCGATAAACGCTTCGTCACCTATGTGTTAACCCTGACCGGCTACTACATGCTCGCCGTGCAGGTCATGCTGATGCTGCCCATTATGGTTAACGATATTGCCGGCACGCCGGCAGCGGTGAAATGGATGTATGCCATAGAGGCCTGCCTCTCACTGACTCTGCTCTATCCAATTGCCCGCTGGAGCGAGCGCCGTTTCCGGCTTGAGCACCGTCTGATGGCCGGGCTGTTGCTGATGACGCTGAGCATGATGCCCATCGGTCTGGTAAGTTCGCTTCAGCAGCTGTTTATGCTGATCTGCACCTTCTATATTGGCTCAATCATTGCCGAGCCAGCCCGTGAAACGCTGAGCGCGTCACTTGCCGACGCCCGGGCCCGGGGCAGCTACATGGGCTTCAGCCGTCTCGGGCTGGCGCTTGGCGGCGCGCTGGGTTACACCGGTGGCGGCTGGCTGTTTGATGCCGGAAAAGCGCTCCATCAGCCGGAGCTGCCGTGGGTCATGCTCGGCATGGTCGGCTTTATGACGCTGATTGCCCTCTGGTGGCAGTTCAGTGATAAACGCAGCACCCGCGGGATGCTGGAGCCTGGCGCCTGA
- a CDS encoding Gfo/Idh/MocA family protein yields the protein MTTLRIGVVGLGGIAQKAWLPVLGAASDWTLQGAWSPTREKAERICKTWRIPYAGSLQDLARECDAVFVHTSTATHYQVVSELLNAGVHVCVDKPLAENVQDAERLIELAARKKLTLMVGFNRRFAPLYQQLKAQSGSFASLRMDKHRTDSVGPSDLRFTLLDDYLHVVDTALWLSNGKAQLQSGTLLTNEQGEMVYAEHHFAVEHLQVTTSMHRRAGSQRESVQAVTDGALYDVTDMREWREEKGNGVVALPVPGWQSTLEQRGFVGCARHFITCVQNQTVPETSGEQAILAQRIVERLWREAMSE from the coding sequence GTGACAACATTACGCATTGGTGTTGTGGGGCTGGGAGGGATTGCGCAAAAAGCCTGGCTGCCCGTTTTAGGCGCCGCGTCAGACTGGACGCTGCAAGGGGCGTGGTCTCCCACCCGCGAGAAAGCAGAGCGCATCTGCAAAACCTGGCGCATCCCTTATGCCGGTTCGCTACAGGATTTAGCCCGTGAATGTGATGCGGTATTTGTGCATACCTCAACCGCGACGCACTACCAGGTGGTGAGCGAGTTGCTGAATGCAGGCGTTCACGTCTGCGTGGATAAACCCCTGGCGGAAAATGTACAGGATGCTGAGCGACTGATTGAGCTGGCCGCGCGTAAAAAGCTGACGCTGATGGTCGGCTTCAACCGCCGTTTTGCGCCGCTCTATCAGCAGCTTAAAGCGCAGTCCGGCTCGTTCGCCTCTCTGCGTATGGATAAGCACCGTACCGACAGCGTGGGGCCGAGCGATCTGCGCTTCACGCTGCTGGATGATTATCTCCACGTCGTGGATACGGCCCTGTGGCTGAGTAACGGAAAAGCCCAGCTGCAAAGCGGCACGCTGTTGACCAACGAGCAGGGTGAGATGGTTTACGCCGAACATCATTTTGCCGTTGAGCATTTGCAGGTGACGACCAGCATGCATCGTCGGGCGGGCAGCCAGCGCGAGTCCGTGCAGGCCGTTACGGATGGCGCGCTGTATGACGTCACCGATATGCGAGAGTGGCGGGAAGAGAAGGGCAATGGCGTGGTTGCGTTACCCGTTCCCGGCTGGCAGAGCACCCTGGAACAGCGTGGCTTTGTGGGCTGCGCGCGTCACTTCATCACCTGCGTGCAGAATCAGACGGTTCCTGAAACGTCCGGGGAGCAGGCCATTCTGGCGCAGCGCATCGTGGAACGACTCTGGCGCGAAGCCATGTCGGAATAA
- the flgN gene encoding flagella biosynthesis chaperone FlgN — MSRLSEILDQMTVVLNDLKTVMDAEQHHLSSGQINGSALQRITEDKSSLLATLDYLEKQRRAEQDAKRSANDEINERWQTITEKTQHLRDLNQHNGWLLEGQIIRNQQALEVLKPYKEPGLYGADGQTATARITGGKKISI, encoded by the coding sequence ATGAGTCGACTGTCAGAAATACTGGATCAGATGACGGTGGTCCTGAACGACCTGAAAACGGTGATGGATGCCGAACAGCACCACCTCTCTTCTGGTCAAATCAACGGCAGCGCGTTGCAACGCATAACTGAAGATAAAAGCTCGCTGCTGGCGACCCTGGATTATCTGGAAAAACAGCGACGCGCTGAGCAAGACGCGAAACGCAGCGCCAATGATGAGATCAACGAACGCTGGCAGACCATTACAGAAAAAACCCAGCATCTTCGCGATCTCAACCAGCATAACGGCTGGCTGCTGGAAGGTCAGATTATCCGTAATCAGCAGGCGCTTGAGGTGTTAAAGCCCTATAAAGAGCCGGGGCTGTACGGTGCGGATGGTCAGACGGCCACGGCACGTATCACGGGCGGGAAAAAGATTTCGATTTGA